The DNA sequence TGCCTCTTCCAGAAGGTCTAACCATGCGGGAAGCAATGATGATAGGGACAGCCGGCTTTACTGCCGCACTTTCCATACATAGACTGGAAGAACGAGGATTAACTCCAGCCGATGATCCGGTACTTGTTACCGGAGCCACAGGAGGGGTCGGCAGTATGGCTGTCGATATGCTGACTAAAAGAGGCTACAATATTATTGCCAGCACAGGCAAAGAATCGGAACATGAATACTTAAAGGAACTGGGTGCTCGAGATGTTATAAGCAGAGAAGAAGTGACACCTAAAGAATTTCCCCCTCTTCAGAAGCAGCGCTGGGCAGCAGCCATAGATCCGACAGGCGGAAAACCGCTTGCTTCCATCTTAAGTTCTACTAAACAGGGAGGAGCTGTTGCCGTCAGCGGGTTAACTGCAGGAGTGGACATCCCGGTAACGGTTATGCCGTTTATTTTAAGAGGAGTAGATCTGCTGGGTATAGATTCAGGATTCTGTCCGATGGATCTGCGTCGTGAAGTCTGGAAAAGGGCGGCTGCCGATTTAAAACCTGCACACCTGGAAGAAATCGTAAGAGAAATTTCTTTAGAGGAACTTACTCCGGCGTTAAAGAAAATTCTGGACAACAAAGTACGGGGCAGAATTCTCGTGAAAATTTAATACCATCATATAGAAAGGACTCTCCAGTTGGAGTCCTTTTTTTATGTGTAATATTGAAAATCGTTATAAATATTATGGGATTATTTTAATAAAACGCTTTCAAAACGGCGTAGTTTCATAAATGAATGGGGTTAAAGTAAATATATTGAAATTTAAAAGAAGTGTTTTTTGAACAATAGAAGAGAAAATAACAGATTTAAATTCAATGAAATTTTCTTTTAAACTCTCTGTAACAATTAAACCAAAAAATTGGATTCTTACTTTCTGAATGAACCTGCTTTAATTATATGAAAGAGGCCTGCAACCTTTTTATGAAAGGATTTTATCTGCTTGTATCTTATAGTTTTATATATTATGGAACCTGAATATACAATGATAAGTCTGTAATATAAGTATTTTATGGTAAAAGAGATTTTTTCATCCAGTTAAGGGAGAGGAATCAAGGAGTTATAATGTTTTCAAAACAGCTGCAGCCCCTGTTTTGACAGGGGCTGCAGCTGTTTTGAACTTATTGATGAAGAAATAATAATTAACATTTATACATAAAAAAGCAGTTTATAGAAAAAGATGTTTTTATTACAGGAGTTTTTCAAAAGAGGCGTTTAGAGAGCAGATTTTCAATAGTAAGTTGACAGAGGTTCATATCCTGTGGCAAACTTTGCAACGGAATGAAGGACAGATCAAAGCGATCTCGAGTCTTCGTTTCTATGAGAGCGAATGGTTCTCTTTACTTTCTTAAAAAATATTTTAAATTATAGGGGTGTTTTTCATTATGAAAAAGTTATTTACAGGAGTCACTGCAGTTACTGTCGGTGCGTCTATGTTGTTTGCTTCTAGTGTTTCAGCTCACACGGTAGAGAGCGGAGATACTATGTATAATATTGCCAGTGAAAATAGTATGTCATTGGACGAGCTGGTAGATCTAAATCCACAGATCAACAATCCAAGCGTTATAAGCATTGGA is a window from the Alkalicoccus halolimnae genome containing:
- a CDS encoding oxidoreductase, with product MVQEFKAFVTEGNGEGEVVKRKWSDLPEGEVTIKVHYSCVNYKDGLALYAKTKVAKKYPIVPGIDLSGEVVESKSSEFIEGDKVIVTSYELGVGHDGGYSEYARVPADWVVPLPEGLTMREAMMIGTAGFTAALSIHRLEERGLTPADDPVLVTGATGGVGSMAVDMLTKRGYNIIASTGKESEHEYLKELGARDVISREEVTPKEFPPLQKQRWAAAIDPTGGKPLASILSSTKQGGAVAVSGLTAGVDIPVTVMPFILRGVDLLGIDSGFCPMDLRREVWKRAAADLKPAHLEEIVREISLEELTPALKKILDNKVRGRILVKI